In Ascaphus truei isolate aAscTru1 chromosome 7, aAscTru1.hap1, whole genome shotgun sequence, one genomic interval encodes:
- the ZEB2 gene encoding zinc finger E-box-binding homeobox 2 isoform X5: MDRIGRKRRPTWKFKRSFDGRAYTKMPGDVNSSGQVLNYENVVETGSETDEEDKLHIAEDDSIITTLDQETSPSSMLNHESSPHASQGLLPREEEEDELRESGIDHNWHNNDILKPSVVGSDEMKEAYDTLGPEATLPTTINNGTVKNANCTSDYEEYFAKRKMDEGDSHGVSIAEYLQRSDTAIIYPEAPEELCRLGTPEANGQEENDLPPGTPDAFAQLLTCPYCDRGYKRLTSLKEHIKYRHEKNEENFSCPLCSYTFAYRTQLERHMVTHKPGRDQHQMLTQGAGNRKFKCTECGKAFKYKHHLKEHLRIHSGEKPYECPNCKKRFSHSGSYSSHISSKKCIGLISVNGRMRNNMKTGSSPNSVSSSPTNSAITQLRHKLENGKPLGMSEQSGLLKIKTESLDYNDYKLLMAASHGFNGPNPFMNGGLGGTSPLGIHSSAQSPMQHLGVGMESQFGYPAINSNLSEVQKVLEIVDNTVSRQKMEFKGEEITKLKGYHMKEAGSQAEEQGVTSPGIPPVGLPVVSHNGATKSIIDYTLEKVNEAKACLQSLTTDSRRQFSNIKKEKLRTLIDLVSEDKMLENHHISTPFSCQFCKESFPGPIPLHQHERYLCKMNEEIKAVLQPNENLIFNKQVVFAEKQALLLSSVLSEKGMTSPINPYRDHMSVLKAYYAMNMEPNSDELLKISIAVGLPQEFVKEWFEQRKFYQYAISRSPSLERTSAEVALAATNHTPTKDFLSARSPMKPVDSITSPSIAELHNRISHCDTPLRLTKSSHFTSIKHIVDKLDHSRSNTPSPLNLSSTSSKNSHSSSYTPNSFSSEELQAEPLDLSVPKEMKESKSIIAAKNKIKPNNIAIDHNSISLSSVHVDEPLNLTYIKKEMCHSNNMDKSTTPLFGMNPFSAKPFYTALPPHSAFPPATFMPPVQTSIPGLRHYPGLDQMSFLPHMAYTYPTGAATFTEMQQRRKYQRKQGFQGEMLDGTPDYMSGLDDMTDSDSCLSRKKIKKTESGMYACDLCDKTFQKSSSLLRHKYEHTGKRPHQCQICKKAFKHKHHLIEHSRLHSGEKPYQCDKCGKRFSHSGSYSQHMNHRYSYCKREAEEREAAEREAREKGHLEPTELLMNRAYLQSITPQGYSDSEERESMPRDGESEREHEKEGEDVYEKLGRQDGDEEFEEEEEESENKSMDTDPDTIRDEEENGDHSMDDSSEDGKMETKSDHEEENMEDGM, translated from the exons ATGAAATGAAGGAGGCGTATGACACTTTGGGGCCCGAAGCCACTCTTCCAACCACTATAAACAACGGtacag TGAAGAATGCAAATTGCACGTCAGATTATGAGGAATATTTTGCCAAAAGAAAGATGGATGAAGGAGATAGCCATGGAGTCAGCATAGCAGAGTACTTAcagcgcagtgacacagccatTATTTACCCAGAAGCCCCTGAAGAACTATGCCGTCTAGGCACACCGGAGGCTAATGGCCAAGAGGAGAATG ACCTGCCACCTGGAACTCCAGATGCTTTTGCGCAACTGCTGACCTGTCCCTATTGCGACCGGGGCTACAAGCGCTTGACATCACTGAAGGAGCACATCAAATACCGCCATGAGAAGAACGAGGAGAACTTTTCCTGCCCTCTTTGCAGCTACACGTTTGCTTACCGCACCCAGCTTGAGCGGCATATGGTGACGCACAAGCCAGGGAGAGATCAG CACCAAATGTTGACCCAAGGAGCCGGCAATCGCAAGTTCAAATGCACAGAGTGTGGCAAAGCCTTCAAATACAAACACCATCTGAAGGAGCACCTGCGAATTCACAGCG GTGAAAAACCGTATGAGTGTCCAAACTGCAAGAAACGCTTTTCCCATTCTGGCTCCTATAGTTCACACATTAGCAGCAAGAAATGTATCGGCCTAATATCTGTAAATGGCAGGATGAGAAATAACATGAAGACAGGGTCTTCTCCTAACTCTGTATCTTCCTCACCCACTAATTCAGCCATAACGCAACTGCGGCACAAGCTGGAGAATGGTAAACCACTTGGTATGTCTGAGCAGTCGGGCTTACTGAAGATCAAAACTGAATCACTAGATTACAATGATTATAAACTTCTTATGGCAGCCTCACATGGATTTAATGGGCCTAATCCATTCATGAATGGTGGACTTGGAGGAACCAGCCCATTGGGAATTCACTCCTCGGCTCAAAGTCCAATGCAGCACTTAGGTGTAGGGATGGAATCGCAATTTGGGTATCCAGCCATAAACAGTAACTTAAGTGAGGTGCAGAAGGTTCTAGAAATTGTAGATAACACTGTTTCTAGACAGAAAATGGAATTCAAAGGTGAAGAAATTACAAAGCTCAAGGGCTATCATATGAAGGAAGCTGGATCTCAAGCAGAGGAACAAGGAGTTACTTCCCCTGGTATTCCACCAGTGGGTCTTCCAGTAGTAAGTCATAATGGTGCCACTAAAAGTATTATTGACTATACATTAGAGAAGGTTAATGAAGCCAAAGCTTGTTTGCAGAGCTTGACAACGGATTCAAGGAGGCAGTTCAGTAATATTAAGAAAGAGAAATTACGTACTTTGATAGATCTAGTAAGTGAAGACAAGATGTTAGAGAACCATCATATATCCACTCCGTTTTCTTGCCAGTTTTGTAAGGAAAGTTTTCCTGGTCCCATTCCTTTGCATCAACATGAAAGATACTTATGTAAGATGAATGAAGAAATTAAAGCAGTTCTTCAGCCTAATGAAAATCTGATTTTCAATAAACAAGTAGTGTTTGCTGAGAAACAAGCACTCCTGTTGTCATCTGTACTTTCTGAGAAAGGAATGACTAGCCCCATCAACCCATACAGGGACCACATGTCTGTACTGAAAGCATATTATGCTATGAACATGGAGCCCAACTCTGATGAACTACTGAAAATTTCCATAGCTGTTGGCCTTCCTCAGGAATTTGTGAAGGAATGGTTTGAACAAAGAAAATTCTACCAATATGCAATTTCCAGGTCACCATCTCTGGAAAGGACCAGTGCTGAGGTGGCTCTGGCTGCCACCAATCACACTCCCACTAAAGACTTTCTATCAGCCAGATCTCCAATGAAGCCTGTGGACTCTATTACTTCACCATCTATAGCAGAACTCCATAACCGGATATCTCATTGTGATACACCTCTCAGGCTAACAAAATCTAGTCATTTCACTAGTATTAAACACATTGTTGACAAATTGGACCACTCCAGGAGCAATACCCCATCTCCTTTAAATCTTTCTTCCACATCTTCTAAAAACTCCCATAGTAGTTCTTACACTCCAAATAGTTTCTCTTCAGAGGAGCTTCAAGCTGAGCCTTTGGACTTATCTGTACCAAAAGAAATGAAGGAATCCAAAAGTATTATTGCAGCAAAGAACAAAATCAAGCCCAATAACATCGCTATTGACCATAACAGTATTTCTTTATCATCTGTACATGTAGATGAGCCACTGAATTTAACGTACATTAAGAAGGAAATGTGTCATTCTAATAATATGGACAAAAGCACTACCCCACTATTTGGTATGAATCCATTTAGTGCCAAACCTTTCTATACGGCGCTTCCACCACATAGCGCTTTTCCACCAGCCACTTTTATGCCTCCAGTACAGACGAGCATTCCTGGACTACGACATTACCCAGGACTCGATCAGATGAGCTTCCTACCACACATGGCCTATACCTACCCAACTGGAGCAGCTACTTTTACTGAAATGCAGCAGAGAAGAAAATACCAGCGGAAACAAGGATTTCAG GGTGAAATGCTTGATGGAACACCAGATTACATGTCAGGTCTTGATGATATGACAGATTCTGACTCCTGCCTGTCCCGCAAGaagattaaaaagacagaaagtGGCATGTATGCATGTGACTTATGTGATAAGACATTCCAGAAAAGCAGTTCCCTTCTGAGACATAAATATGAACATACAG GAAAAAGACCACACCAGTGTCAAATTTGTAAAAAAGCATTTAAACACAAACATCATCTTATAGAGCATTCACGTCTGCACTCTGGCGAGAAGCCGTACCAATGTGATAAATGTGGCAAACGCTTCTCACACTCTGGGTCTTACTCGCAGCACATGAATCACAGGTATTCCTACTgtaagagagaggcagaggaaaGGGAAGCAGCTGAGAGGGAAGCCCGTGAGAAGGGTCACTTAGAACCCACCGAGCTACTGATGAATCGAGCATACTTACAGAGCATAACTCCTCAGGGGTACTCTGACTCAGAGGAAAGAGAAAGCATGCcaagggatggagaaagcgaaaGAGAGCATGAAAAGGAAGGGGAAGACGTTTATGAGAAATTAGGAAGACAGGATGGTGACGAAGAGTTTGAGGAAGAGGAAGAAGAGAGCGAGAATAAAAGCATGGACACAGATCCGGATACGATTAGAGATGAAGAGGAGAATGGAGACCATTCAATGGACGATAGTTCGGAAGATGGCAAAATGGAAACCAAATCAGATCACGAAGAAGAAAACATGGAGGACGGCATGTAA
- the ZEB2 gene encoding zinc finger E-box-binding homeobox 2 isoform X6, with the protein MKQQIMADGPRCKRRKQANPRRKNVLNYENVVETGSETDEEDKLHIAEDDSIITTLDQETSPSSMLNHESSPHASQGLLPREEEEDELRESGIDHNWHNNDILKPSVVGSDEMKEAYDTLGPEATLPTTINNGTVKNANCTSDYEEYFAKRKMDEGDSHGVSIAEYLQRSDTAIIYPEAPEELCRLGTPEANGQEENDLPPGTPDAFAQLLTCPYCDRGYKRLTSLKEHIKYRHEKNEENFSCPLCSYTFAYRTQLERHMVTHKPGRDQHQMLTQGAGNRKFKCTECGKAFKYKHHLKEHLRIHSGEKPYECPNCKKRFSHSGSYSSHISSKKCIGLISVNGRMRNNMKTGSSPNSVSSSPTNSAITQLRHKLENGKPLGMSEQSGLLKIKTESLDYNDYKLLMAASHGFNGPNPFMNGGLGGTSPLGIHSSAQSPMQHLGVGMESQFGYPAINSNLSEVQKVLEIVDNTVSRQKMEFKGEEITKLKGYHMKEAGSQAEEQGVTSPGIPPVGLPVVSHNGATKSIIDYTLEKVNEAKACLQSLTTDSRRQFSNIKKEKLRTLIDLVSEDKMLENHHISTPFSCQFCKESFPGPIPLHQHERYLCKMNEEIKAVLQPNENLIFNKQVVFAEKQALLLSSVLSEKGMTSPINPYRDHMSVLKAYYAMNMEPNSDELLKISIAVGLPQEFVKEWFEQRKFYQYAISRSPSLERTSAEVALAATNHTPTKDFLSARSPMKPVDSITSPSIAELHNRISHCDTPLRLTKSSHFTSIKHIVDKLDHSRSNTPSPLNLSSTSSKNSHSSSYTPNSFSSEELQAEPLDLSVPKEMKESKSIIAAKNKIKPNNIAIDHNSISLSSVHVDEPLNLTYIKKEMCHSNNMDKSTTPLFGMNPFSAKPFYTALPPHSAFPPATFMPPVQTSIPGLRHYPGLDQMSFLPHMAYTYPTGAATFTEMQQRRKYQRKQGFQGEMLDGTPDYMSGLDDMTDSDSCLSRKKIKKTESGMYACDLCDKTFQKSSSLLRHKYEHTGKRPHQCQICKKAFKHKHHLIEHSRLHSGEKPYQCDKCGKRFSHSGSYSQHMNHRYSYCKREAEEREAAEREAREKGHLEPTELLMNRAYLQSITPQGYSDSEERESMPRDGESEREHEKEGEDVYEKLGRQDGDEEFEEEEEESENKSMDTDPDTIRDEEENGDHSMDDSSEDGKMETKSDHEEENMEDGM; encoded by the exons ATGAAATGAAGGAGGCGTATGACACTTTGGGGCCCGAAGCCACTCTTCCAACCACTATAAACAACGGtacag TGAAGAATGCAAATTGCACGTCAGATTATGAGGAATATTTTGCCAAAAGAAAGATGGATGAAGGAGATAGCCATGGAGTCAGCATAGCAGAGTACTTAcagcgcagtgacacagccatTATTTACCCAGAAGCCCCTGAAGAACTATGCCGTCTAGGCACACCGGAGGCTAATGGCCAAGAGGAGAATG ACCTGCCACCTGGAACTCCAGATGCTTTTGCGCAACTGCTGACCTGTCCCTATTGCGACCGGGGCTACAAGCGCTTGACATCACTGAAGGAGCACATCAAATACCGCCATGAGAAGAACGAGGAGAACTTTTCCTGCCCTCTTTGCAGCTACACGTTTGCTTACCGCACCCAGCTTGAGCGGCATATGGTGACGCACAAGCCAGGGAGAGATCAG CACCAAATGTTGACCCAAGGAGCCGGCAATCGCAAGTTCAAATGCACAGAGTGTGGCAAAGCCTTCAAATACAAACACCATCTGAAGGAGCACCTGCGAATTCACAGCG GTGAAAAACCGTATGAGTGTCCAAACTGCAAGAAACGCTTTTCCCATTCTGGCTCCTATAGTTCACACATTAGCAGCAAGAAATGTATCGGCCTAATATCTGTAAATGGCAGGATGAGAAATAACATGAAGACAGGGTCTTCTCCTAACTCTGTATCTTCCTCACCCACTAATTCAGCCATAACGCAACTGCGGCACAAGCTGGAGAATGGTAAACCACTTGGTATGTCTGAGCAGTCGGGCTTACTGAAGATCAAAACTGAATCACTAGATTACAATGATTATAAACTTCTTATGGCAGCCTCACATGGATTTAATGGGCCTAATCCATTCATGAATGGTGGACTTGGAGGAACCAGCCCATTGGGAATTCACTCCTCGGCTCAAAGTCCAATGCAGCACTTAGGTGTAGGGATGGAATCGCAATTTGGGTATCCAGCCATAAACAGTAACTTAAGTGAGGTGCAGAAGGTTCTAGAAATTGTAGATAACACTGTTTCTAGACAGAAAATGGAATTCAAAGGTGAAGAAATTACAAAGCTCAAGGGCTATCATATGAAGGAAGCTGGATCTCAAGCAGAGGAACAAGGAGTTACTTCCCCTGGTATTCCACCAGTGGGTCTTCCAGTAGTAAGTCATAATGGTGCCACTAAAAGTATTATTGACTATACATTAGAGAAGGTTAATGAAGCCAAAGCTTGTTTGCAGAGCTTGACAACGGATTCAAGGAGGCAGTTCAGTAATATTAAGAAAGAGAAATTACGTACTTTGATAGATCTAGTAAGTGAAGACAAGATGTTAGAGAACCATCATATATCCACTCCGTTTTCTTGCCAGTTTTGTAAGGAAAGTTTTCCTGGTCCCATTCCTTTGCATCAACATGAAAGATACTTATGTAAGATGAATGAAGAAATTAAAGCAGTTCTTCAGCCTAATGAAAATCTGATTTTCAATAAACAAGTAGTGTTTGCTGAGAAACAAGCACTCCTGTTGTCATCTGTACTTTCTGAGAAAGGAATGACTAGCCCCATCAACCCATACAGGGACCACATGTCTGTACTGAAAGCATATTATGCTATGAACATGGAGCCCAACTCTGATGAACTACTGAAAATTTCCATAGCTGTTGGCCTTCCTCAGGAATTTGTGAAGGAATGGTTTGAACAAAGAAAATTCTACCAATATGCAATTTCCAGGTCACCATCTCTGGAAAGGACCAGTGCTGAGGTGGCTCTGGCTGCCACCAATCACACTCCCACTAAAGACTTTCTATCAGCCAGATCTCCAATGAAGCCTGTGGACTCTATTACTTCACCATCTATAGCAGAACTCCATAACCGGATATCTCATTGTGATACACCTCTCAGGCTAACAAAATCTAGTCATTTCACTAGTATTAAACACATTGTTGACAAATTGGACCACTCCAGGAGCAATACCCCATCTCCTTTAAATCTTTCTTCCACATCTTCTAAAAACTCCCATAGTAGTTCTTACACTCCAAATAGTTTCTCTTCAGAGGAGCTTCAAGCTGAGCCTTTGGACTTATCTGTACCAAAAGAAATGAAGGAATCCAAAAGTATTATTGCAGCAAAGAACAAAATCAAGCCCAATAACATCGCTATTGACCATAACAGTATTTCTTTATCATCTGTACATGTAGATGAGCCACTGAATTTAACGTACATTAAGAAGGAAATGTGTCATTCTAATAATATGGACAAAAGCACTACCCCACTATTTGGTATGAATCCATTTAGTGCCAAACCTTTCTATACGGCGCTTCCACCACATAGCGCTTTTCCACCAGCCACTTTTATGCCTCCAGTACAGACGAGCATTCCTGGACTACGACATTACCCAGGACTCGATCAGATGAGCTTCCTACCACACATGGCCTATACCTACCCAACTGGAGCAGCTACTTTTACTGAAATGCAGCAGAGAAGAAAATACCAGCGGAAACAAGGATTTCAG GGTGAAATGCTTGATGGAACACCAGATTACATGTCAGGTCTTGATGATATGACAGATTCTGACTCCTGCCTGTCCCGCAAGaagattaaaaagacagaaagtGGCATGTATGCATGTGACTTATGTGATAAGACATTCCAGAAAAGCAGTTCCCTTCTGAGACATAAATATGAACATACAG GAAAAAGACCACACCAGTGTCAAATTTGTAAAAAAGCATTTAAACACAAACATCATCTTATAGAGCATTCACGTCTGCACTCTGGCGAGAAGCCGTACCAATGTGATAAATGTGGCAAACGCTTCTCACACTCTGGGTCTTACTCGCAGCACATGAATCACAGGTATTCCTACTgtaagagagaggcagaggaaaGGGAAGCAGCTGAGAGGGAAGCCCGTGAGAAGGGTCACTTAGAACCCACCGAGCTACTGATGAATCGAGCATACTTACAGAGCATAACTCCTCAGGGGTACTCTGACTCAGAGGAAAGAGAAAGCATGCcaagggatggagaaagcgaaaGAGAGCATGAAAAGGAAGGGGAAGACGTTTATGAGAAATTAGGAAGACAGGATGGTGACGAAGAGTTTGAGGAAGAGGAAGAAGAGAGCGAGAATAAAAGCATGGACACAGATCCGGATACGATTAGAGATGAAGAGGAGAATGGAGACCATTCAATGGACGATAGTTCGGAAGATGGCAAAATGGAAACCAAATCAGATCACGAAGAAGAAAACATGGAGGACGGCATGTAA